The following are encoded together in the Adhaeribacter arboris genome:
- a CDS encoding nuclear transport factor 2 family protein, protein MKKLSDVITAPLLLAVFGYATAQTSSTVSVKTKQTTTTNSSTPASSKTQEELMKITQELTNADSRDIKKVFEKYLADNYFHTGPGGKIVKKAEVLKSIEEPETATYLGTDFEDIQVQDYGNTAGLSLKGNYHSERNGEKITESYRATDVFIKQKGEGKILSVISPLDPLRVRKKNCTG, encoded by the coding sequence AAAACTTTCTGACGTAATTACCGCCCCACTATTGTTAGCAGTATTTGGTTATGCTACCGCACAAACCAGCAGTACCGTATCAGTTAAAACAAAACAAACCACAACTACTAATTCTTCCACTCCGGCCAGTAGCAAAACACAAGAGGAGTTGATGAAAATTACCCAAGAATTAACCAATGCCGATTCACGTGATATTAAAAAAGTATTCGAAAAATATTTAGCCGATAATTATTTTCATACCGGTCCTGGAGGAAAAATAGTTAAGAAAGCCGAGGTCCTAAAAAGTATTGAAGAACCGGAAACGGCCACATACCTAGGTACCGATTTCGAGGACATTCAGGTACAGGATTACGGTAATACTGCCGGCCTGAGTTTAAAAGGTAATTACCACTCGGAAAGGAACGGGGAGAAAATTACCGAGTCCTATCGAGCCACTGATGTATTTATTAAACAGAAGGGGGAGGGGAAGATTCTTTCCGTCATCTCTCCACTAGACCCGTTGAGGGTGCGGAAAAAGAACTGCACCGGTTAG
- a CDS encoding nuclear transport factor 2 family protein, translated as MAHSSKIMMLVILSVRSLLQISSAQASIRNDSLAQILTVKEKQMFDAITQGNRKKAQLLMGQDYFTINADGTTQGKDEVLKNIEKFKGATYQLSNQKIRIYGTTAIINGKAKFYLKYILVAEIFYTQIWAFRHNKWQYVGWQGTMTGWPTYYASILTAIALVTIISLILLFTGYLKKQVKRI; from the coding sequence ATGGCACATTCTTCTAAAATAATGATGCTGGTGATCTTAAGTGTTAGGAGCCTGCTCCAAATTAGCAGTGCCCAAGCGTCTATCCGGAATGATTCTTTAGCGCAAATACTAACCGTTAAAGAAAAACAGATGTTCGATGCCATCACCCAGGGAAATAGAAAAAAAGCTCAACTTCTCATGGGCCAGGACTATTTTACCATTAATGCTGATGGAACAACCCAAGGAAAGGATGAAGTGTTAAAAAATATAGAAAAATTTAAAGGAGCGACGTATCAGCTATCGAACCAAAAAATAAGAATATATGGTACTACCGCTATTATCAACGGCAAAGCCAAGTTCTACTTAAAGTATATCTTAGTGGCCGAAATATTTTACACCCAAATATGGGCTTTTCGCCATAACAAATGGCAGTATGTGGGTTGGCAAGGAACAATGACCGGATGGCCTACTTATTATGCGAGTATTCTCACGGCTATAGCCCTTGTAACAATAATTTCCCTTATTCTACTATTCACCGGATACTTAAAGAAACAGGTTAAACGCATTTAG
- a CDS encoding TonB-dependent siderophore receptor — translation MLDFFLKENPDQLEEIVISGSRNNYKIDALSSSLRINTPLLETPQIIQVVINDVLRDQQVISRRDGVIRNVSGAYRLEHWADLYTNIVARGLQMQAFRNGFNAVNSYWGPFTEDISFVDHIEFVKGPAGFMLSNGDPSSLYNVVTKKPTGRSTGEVAFTVGSFDLYRTSLDLDNRLSKDGRILYRLNLAAQNRKSHRPHEYNDRYVIAPVISYQLDDKTKLTAEYTYQRANMSNVGSFYVFDTKGFATLPVDFTMMPVGLPGSIINDHSALVTLILRRFAA, via the coding sequence GTGCTTGACTTTTTCCTGAAAGAAAATCCAGACCAACTGGAAGAAATAGTTATTTCGGGAAGCCGCAATAATTACAAAATCGATGCCCTTTCTTCCAGTTTAAGAATTAACACTCCTTTGCTGGAAACACCCCAGATTATTCAGGTAGTTATCAATGATGTTCTTCGCGATCAGCAGGTAATCAGCAGGAGGGATGGGGTTATCCGGAATGTAAGCGGAGCCTATCGCTTGGAACACTGGGCCGACCTGTATACCAATATTGTAGCCAGAGGTTTGCAGATGCAGGCTTTCCGGAATGGTTTTAATGCCGTTAATTCTTACTGGGGACCGTTCACCGAAGATATAAGTTTTGTGGATCACATTGAATTTGTGAAAGGTCCAGCCGGGTTTATGCTCTCCAATGGCGATCCCAGTAGCCTCTACAACGTTGTAACGAAGAAACCTACCGGCCGTTCGACGGGAGAAGTAGCTTTTACGGTTGGCAGCTTTGACCTGTATCGTACCTCGCTGGATCTGGATAACCGCTTATCGAAGGATGGAAGAATTTTGTACCGGCTTAATTTAGCCGCTCAAAATCGGAAATCGCACCGGCCACATGAGTACAACGACCGGTACGTAATTGCCCCCGTTATTTCGTACCAACTCGACGATAAAACGAAGTTAACGGCCGAGTATACGTACCAGCGGGCTAACATGAGTAACGTAGGTTCTTTCTACGTTTTCGATACTAAAGGTTTTGCCACTTTACCGGTAGATTTTACCATGATGCCAGTTGGGCTTCCCGGATCAATCATAAACGATCACAGTGCCTTAGTTACCCTAATCTTACGGCGGTTTGCCGCTTAA
- a CDS encoding TonB-dependent receptor family protein, which yields MKHLSILFVFIFFFTFSLQAQSVADSSKTKRLRAITVTGRKSNIERLPRLKETFLFAGKKTEVVNLSGLNANITEKTPRQLFAKVPGVFVYDMDGSGNQVNISTRGLDPHRGWEFNIRKNGIITNSDMYGYPASHYSLPMEAVERIEMVRGTGALQYGAQFGGLLNYVTKQPDSTRTIGLESINAAGSFGLVSTYNAISGTKGKFSYYAYYNKRVSDGYRDHSRTDYDAQGFLLRYQPSKLLRLTAELGRSNYVYQIPGPLTDSMFQANPRQSTRSRNYFNPEIYVPSFTIDYSLSNRTTIKWVTSAVLGARNSVQFDKPANVKDVIDLATLTYAPRQVDIDHFNSYTSELRVSHSYQVGSVLSTLVTGLQIMRNDLHRQQLGKGTTGSDFDLTLTNPQWGRDMHFKTRNLAFFAENRFQIGTSFSISPGIRVESGQSDMGGNITYYQDEQLPTVIKHRFPLLGINADYPLGTQQNFYAGFSQAYRPVIFKDVIPATTYERIDKDLEDASGYNAEIGFRGEKAGLKWDVSWFQLRYNNRLGSLNQTDEVGNFYLYRTNIGNSLTNGAELFVEYTYPFSANSQLSIFTSTAYMNARYLEAQVRQGNENISVKNNHVESTPPWISRNGVTYSYKYWSISGLYSYTAQSYADALNTRIPSATGAVGLVPDYGIVDVNASWRISPQVRLRVNVNNLLDKHYFTKRPTFYPGPGIWSSDGRGFNASLGINI from the coding sequence ATGAAGCACTTATCTATCCTGTTTGTTTTTATTTTTTTCTTCACTTTTTCGCTTCAGGCTCAATCAGTGGCCGATAGTAGCAAAACCAAACGCTTGCGAGCCATTACCGTTACCGGCCGTAAGTCCAACATCGAGCGGCTACCCCGCTTAAAAGAAACTTTTCTCTTTGCCGGCAAGAAAACGGAGGTAGTAAATCTGAGTGGTTTAAACGCCAATATCACCGAGAAAACACCCCGCCAGCTTTTTGCTAAGGTCCCCGGCGTATTCGTATACGACATGGATGGTTCGGGTAATCAGGTGAATATTTCTACGCGCGGCTTAGATCCGCACCGGGGCTGGGAATTTAACATTCGCAAGAACGGCATTATCACTAATTCCGACATGTACGGCTACCCCGCCTCGCATTATAGCCTTCCTATGGAAGCCGTAGAGCGGATTGAAATGGTCCGGGGTACCGGCGCTTTGCAATACGGTGCCCAGTTTGGCGGCTTACTCAATTACGTCACCAAACAACCCGATTCTACCCGTACCATTGGCTTAGAAAGCATTAATGCCGCTGGTTCCTTCGGTTTAGTGAGTACTTATAATGCTATTAGCGGTACTAAAGGAAAGTTTAGTTATTACGCTTACTACAATAAACGCGTGTCGGATGGATACCGCGACCACAGCCGCACGGATTACGATGCGCAAGGATTTTTACTCCGCTACCAACCCAGCAAACTCCTTCGCTTAACGGCCGAATTAGGTCGCTCCAATTACGTTTACCAAATTCCGGGACCGCTGACCGATAGTATGTTTCAGGCTAATCCCCGCCAATCTACCCGTAGTCGCAATTACTTCAATCCCGAAATCTACGTGCCATCCTTTACAATAGATTACAGTTTATCCAATCGCACAACCATCAAATGGGTTACTTCCGCCGTACTAGGAGCTCGTAATAGTGTCCAGTTTGATAAGCCCGCTAACGTGAAGGACGTCATTGATTTGGCTACGCTGACTTACGCCCCGCGCCAAGTAGATATTGATCATTTTAACAGTTATACTTCCGAACTCCGGGTGTCGCATAGTTACCAGGTAGGTTCCGTTTTATCTACTTTGGTAACGGGTCTGCAAATCATGCGTAATGACTTGCACCGGCAACAATTAGGCAAAGGTACCACGGGCAGCGATTTTGATTTAACTTTAACTAATCCGCAGTGGGGCCGGGATATGCACTTTAAAACCCGTAACTTAGCCTTCTTTGCCGAAAACCGGTTCCAGATAGGAACTTCTTTTTCGATTAGCCCGGGCATCCGGGTAGAAAGTGGCCAATCCGACATGGGTGGTAACATTACCTACTACCAGGACGAACAGTTACCCACCGTTATTAAGCATCGTTTTCCTTTATTAGGTATTAATGCTGATTATCCGTTAGGAACTCAGCAAAACTTTTACGCGGGTTTTTCCCAAGCGTACCGGCCGGTCATCTTTAAGGATGTCATTCCGGCTACGACCTACGAACGGATTGATAAAGACCTGGAAGATGCCAGTGGCTACAATGCCGAAATCGGCTTCCGGGGAGAAAAGGCAGGTTTGAAATGGGATGTGAGCTGGTTTCAGTTGCGCTATAATAATCGGTTAGGCAGTTTAAACCAAACCGATGAAGTCGGTAACTTCTACCTATACCGCACCAATATTGGTAATTCTTTAACCAACGGAGCCGAACTTTTCGTGGAATATACGTACCCTTTTTCGGCTAATAGCCAGTTATCTATTTTTACTTCTACCGCTTACATGAATGCCCGTTACCTAGAAGCACAAGTAAGACAAGGCAACGAAAATATCTCCGTCAAAAACAACCACGTCGAAAGCACGCCGCCTTGGATTAGCCGCAATGGGGTTACTTACAGCTATAAGTACTGGAGTATTTCGGGCTTGTACAGCTATACGGCCCAAAGCTACGCGGATGCGTTAAATACCCGTATCCCTTCGGCTACGGGCGCCGTGGGCTTAGTACCCGATTACGGGATTGTGGATGTGAATGCCTCGTGGCGGATTTCGCCGCAGGTGCGTTTGAGAGTAAATGTTAATAATCTTTTAGATAAGCACTATTTTACCAAACGACCCACGTTTTACCCGGGTCCGGGTATCTGGTCATCGGATGGTCGCGGTTTTAACGCTTCCCTCGGGATTAATATTTAA
- a CDS encoding alkaline phosphatase family protein produces MKQTLLSKNFCGRMKYFLPLIIFTLFISRHTFGQSAKHVIIISIDGFRPEFYQDNSWAAPNLQQMAANGVQANGVRGVFPSVTYPSHTTILTGVMPLQHGIYYNAPFEPNGATGRWYWEENLIKTETLWDAVRKAGLKSASVFWPVSVGAPVDYNLPEVWSLDKNMDRVTPIRQAAHPKGLLEEIEQNATGKLQEKDLNSDYLIADENGSRMAAYLLETYKPNLLTFHVFAVDHAAHQEGRDGEHVRKAVAAADRAVGNILEAIEKAGIKESTAVIVTGDHGFVDIKQSFSPNIILAQNGLIGKEKDNWKAKFHTSGAAAFLHLQKKGDQQTVSQVKKLLAGLPDSQKKLFRIVERPELDKIGADQNAVLALTPIPGVTMSATTEGDLLKAAQGGTHGFFPDFKEIQTGFVGYGAGFKPKTTLPLLGLEDIAPLVSRLLGITSPSAKAAKPDVLEAAVK; encoded by the coding sequence ATGAAACAAACTTTATTATCTAAGAATTTTTGCGGGCGGATGAAATATTTTTTGCCCTTGATAATTTTTACTTTGTTTATTTCCCGGCATACTTTCGGCCAATCTGCCAAGCATGTTATTATTATCAGCATCGATGGTTTCCGGCCGGAGTTTTACCAGGATAACTCCTGGGCCGCTCCTAACCTGCAGCAGATGGCCGCCAATGGAGTACAGGCAAACGGGGTTAGAGGTGTTTTCCCGAGTGTAACCTACCCTTCGCATACCACTATTCTGACCGGCGTGATGCCCCTGCAGCACGGTATTTACTACAATGCGCCCTTTGAACCGAACGGGGCAACCGGACGCTGGTACTGGGAAGAAAACTTAATTAAAACCGAAACCTTATGGGATGCCGTCCGCAAAGCCGGTTTAAAATCGGCTTCTGTCTTCTGGCCGGTATCGGTGGGTGCTCCCGTGGACTATAACCTGCCGGAAGTGTGGTCGCTGGATAAGAATATGGACCGGGTAACTCCCATCCGGCAAGCAGCCCACCCCAAAGGACTTTTAGAAGAAATTGAACAAAATGCTACCGGCAAACTGCAGGAAAAAGATTTAAATAGTGATTACCTGATCGCCGACGAGAACGGCAGTCGGATGGCGGCCTATCTTCTGGAAACCTATAAGCCCAATTTACTAACCTTCCATGTTTTCGCGGTAGACCACGCGGCTCATCAGGAAGGCAGAGACGGCGAACACGTGCGAAAAGCAGTAGCTGCTGCCGATCGGGCAGTCGGTAATATCCTGGAAGCTATTGAAAAGGCGGGGATTAAAGAAAGTACCGCCGTTATTGTAACCGGCGATCATGGTTTTGTGGATATAAAACAAAGTTTTTCCCCTAATATTATTCTCGCGCAAAACGGCTTGATCGGAAAGGAAAAAGATAATTGGAAAGCTAAATTTCATACTTCCGGAGCCGCCGCTTTTTTACACCTTCAAAAGAAAGGGGACCAGCAAACGGTAAGTCAAGTTAAAAAGCTGCTAGCCGGTTTACCCGATTCCCAGAAGAAGTTGTTCCGAATAGTAGAGCGTCCGGAACTCGACAAAATAGGGGCAGATCAGAATGCTGTTCTGGCTTTAACGCCCATCCCCGGAGTAACCATGAGTGCAACTACCGAAGGCGATCTATTGAAAGCTGCCCAAGGGGGAACCCATGGTTTTTTCCCGGATTTCAAAGAAATTCAAACGGGCTTTGTGGGTTATGGCGCCGGATTTAAACCGAAAACGACTTTGCCTCTTTTGGGCTTGGAAGATATTGCCCCGTTGGTTTCCCGGCTCTTAGGAATTACGTCTCCGTCCGCTAAAGCGGCTAAACCTGACGTGTTAGAAGCAGCGGTGAAATAA